One region of Bacteroidota bacterium genomic DNA includes:
- a CDS encoding gamma-glutamyl-gamma-aminobutyrate hydrolase family protein, translated as MKIGISKSESKFERYTKWLDHFEVNYEVLDYENHEKDLQKFDDCAGLILSGGVDIYPEIYCDWDTPETKGTYIPERDGFEMKLIEKAIRQKKPILGICRGLQLINVFFRGSLIFDLEEIRNVNHRKISETEDRIHEIRIFNDTLLKEIIKEDTAEVTSSHHQSADRLGEGLMISAKSPDGVIEAIEYADKLNKNFMIAVQYHPERFLNFEKAASKNLLERFLSECNK; from the coding sequence ATGAAAATAGGAATTTCAAAATCTGAATCTAAGTTTGAAAGATATACAAAGTGGCTTGACCACTTTGAAGTAAACTATGAAGTACTTGATTACGAAAATCATGAAAAGGATTTACAAAAATTTGATGATTGCGCGGGGCTAATTCTTTCCGGCGGAGTGGATATTTACCCCGAAATTTACTGTGACTGGGACACTCCCGAAACAAAAGGAACATACATCCCTGAGCGCGATGGATTTGAAATGAAGCTGATTGAAAAAGCTATCAGGCAGAAGAAACCTATTCTTGGAATCTGCAGAGGGCTGCAATTAATAAATGTATTTTTCAGAGGCAGTCTTATTTTTGATCTGGAAGAGATAAGAAATGTAAATCACAGAAAAATTTCGGAGACGGAAGACAGAATTCACGAGATAAGAATTTTTAATGATACACTGCTTAAAGAAATAATAAAAGAAGATACAGCCGAAGTTACCAGTTCACATCATCAATCTGCGGACAGGCTTGGAGAAGGTCTTATGATTTCAGCAAAATCACCCGACGGAGTAATAGAAGCAATTGAATATGCAGATAAATTAAATAAGAACTTTATGATTGCTGTTCAATACCACCCCGAAAGATTTTTAAATTTTGAAAAAGCCGCATCAAAAAATTTACTGGAGAGATTTTTAAGTGAGTGTAATAAATAA
- the lpxB gene encoding lipid-A-disaccharide synthase, with the protein MNTSSKKIFIVAGESSGDFHGANVIRALTNIYPDVSLKGIGGNELENSGVELIHNFKEINFIGFTKVIKNLKKITGVLNDTVKQIKSFEPDLVILVDFPGFNLKLAEKIRVFYTGKIIYYISPQIWAWHYSRIKKIKKLIDKMLVIFPFEKEMYEKEGVAAEFVGHPLNNRINKYLSENKKTEGRTKIISLMPGSRKEEIDRIFPVFIETGNKLIKEFSSKVNVICSENFPMEFYKKFKGIENFNFILNNSSEALYRTILDSDLVITKIGTSSMECALLETPFISGYKAGKMNYLIGKNLVRIDNFAMVNILLKRKAVKEFIQENMTSENIFNEAKKILTDKKYAEQMKNDFKEMKKILTDKNASQNAAEIISTYLK; encoded by the coding sequence TTGAACACATCCAGTAAAAAAATATTTATTGTCGCAGGAGAATCCTCAGGAGATTTCCATGGGGCTAATGTAATTCGTGCATTGACTAATATTTATCCGGACGTTTCTTTAAAAGGTATTGGGGGAAACGAACTTGAAAACAGCGGTGTAGAACTTATTCACAATTTTAAAGAAATTAACTTTATAGGATTTACCAAAGTAATAAAGAATTTAAAAAAAATTACCGGAGTTTTAAATGATACTGTAAAGCAAATAAAGAGTTTTGAACCCGACTTGGTAATTCTTGTGGACTTTCCGGGATTCAATTTAAAGCTCGCAGAGAAAATCAGAGTGTTTTATACCGGCAAAATTATTTATTATATCTCTCCGCAAATCTGGGCATGGCATTACAGCAGGATAAAAAAAATTAAAAAGCTTATAGATAAAATGCTTGTTATATTTCCTTTTGAAAAAGAAATGTATGAGAAGGAAGGAGTCGCAGCTGAATTTGTAGGTCATCCGCTGAATAATCGTATAAATAAATATTTAAGTGAAAACAAAAAAACCGAAGGCAGAACAAAGATAATATCTTTAATGCCCGGAAGCCGAAAAGAAGAAATTGACAGAATCTTTCCTGTTTTCATTGAGACAGGTAACAAATTAATTAAAGAATTCAGCAGCAAAGTTAATGTGATTTGTTCGGAGAATTTCCCGATGGAGTTTTATAAAAAATTCAAAGGCATAGAGAATTTTAATTTCATTCTCAATAATTCAAGTGAAGCGTTGTATAGAACTATTCTGGATTCTGATTTGGTCATCACAAAAATCGGGACATCTTCAATGGAATGCGCATTGCTTGAAACTCCATTTATATCCGGATACAAAGCAGGTAAAATGAATTACCTAATAGGTAAAAATCTTGTAAGGATAGATAACTTTGCAATGGTAAATATACTACTGAAACGCAAAGCCGTAAAAGAATTTATACAGGAAAATATGACTTCTGAAAATATTTTTAATGAAGCAAAAAAGATTTTAACTGATAAAAAATATGCCGAGCAAATGAAGAACGATTTCAAAGAAATGAAAAAAATACTGACAGATAAAAATGCTTCACAGAATGCCGCAGAAATAATTTCAACCTATTTGAAGTAA
- a CDS encoding DUF4292 domain-containing protein, producing MSVINKKILLYLLVVPLAFLYSCTSGGSSINENDYSIGDIISSVNKNSEKLKSMKGEGVISIDSPDMSNSGSFTLSIVKPDSLYIKLEGPFGVSIAAILLERSRFTYYNIQDNRVIIAPSTGTNIKAVLRIALDFDDFINGFSGSYNFADTNSQNFTLSKSEDNLVLIQKTQDETKKYFIHPLKRYIKQYNVYDKNGKEKLTVEYTNFSEEDGYYFPNKIKISRAAMNEYVFLDYSKKELNKGYLGYKIKYPKSAKVIEW from the coding sequence GTGAGTGTAATAAATAAAAAAATATTGTTGTATCTGCTTGTGGTGCCATTGGCTTTTTTGTATTCCTGTACTTCCGGCGGAAGTTCAATTAATGAAAATGATTATTCCATTGGAGATATTATTTCTTCAGTTAATAAAAATTCTGAAAAATTGAAATCAATGAAAGGCGAAGGTGTAATTTCAATTGATTCACCTGATATGAGTAATTCGGGATCATTTACGTTAAGCATTGTCAAACCGGATAGTCTATATATAAAGCTTGAAGGCCCATTTGGAGTAAGCATTGCAGCAATACTTTTGGAGAGAAGCAGATTCACTTATTATAATATTCAGGATAACCGTGTTATCATAGCGCCATCAACAGGAACAAATATAAAAGCTGTGTTGAGAATAGCTTTGGATTTTGATGATTTCATAAACGGATTTTCCGGCTCATATAATTTTGCAGATACGAACTCACAGAATTTTACCCTTAGCAAAAGTGAAGACAATTTAGTCTTGATCCAAAAAACACAGGATGAAACTAAAAAATATTTTATTCATCCATTAAAAAGGTATATAAAGCAATACAATGTTTACGATAAAAACGGAAAAGAAAAGCTAACGGTAGAGTATACAAATTTTTCTGAGGAAGACGGATACTATTTCCCGAACAAGATTAAAATTTCAAGAGCAGCAATGAATGAATATGTATTTCTTGATTACAGTAAGAAGGAACTGAACAAGGGATATTTAGGATATAAAATTAAATACCCCAAGTCAGCAAAAGTTATAGAGTGGTAA
- a CDS encoding peptidoglycan DD-metalloendopeptidase family protein, which yields MSFSLFLFYGLVDFDFRTDKSNQLEIYKQELAKIEKDILDTKSAITLNSEQLKNYTFQVSAVADLLKKVQPDTLKEERALILMDEQLKKVNDKLLKIKAKFGARVIWLYKNGENYESELLFSSKSLNDFYVRLAYLEKATKIRKSEIEKIRKEQKVLQEAKRIMTLSYAQKMKVIEGKSEDKQSLMEKKIQFENKVKSLKYRVDELERRKDFVAKNIRLIENQLADKSFDRYVTLDQNVTYDGQPVSSLKGKLIVPVLSTYILKDFGLGFDFNHRIYTYNTGIDVSIAKGSEVKAIASGTVESIVFIPMYGNMIFINHGEGIKSVYGVIENMKVKPGDVIKAGNVIAYTSDNENGQSFHFELWRWSRALDPKQWVKVN from the coding sequence TTGAGTTTCTCACTTTTTCTATTTTACGGTCTGGTGGATTTTGACTTCAGAACCGATAAATCGAATCAGCTGGAAATTTACAAACAGGAACTTGCCAAAATTGAAAAAGATATTCTTGATACTAAAAGCGCAATTACTTTAAACTCTGAACAATTAAAAAACTATACTTTTCAAGTATCAGCTGTTGCAGATCTGCTGAAGAAGGTCCAGCCTGATACCTTAAAAGAGGAACGTGCTTTGATTTTAATGGATGAACAGCTTAAAAAAGTGAATGATAAGTTGTTAAAGATTAAAGCAAAGTTCGGCGCAAGAGTAATATGGCTATATAAAAACGGGGAAAATTATGAAAGTGAACTTCTGTTCAGTTCAAAATCGCTGAATGATTTTTATGTTAGACTTGCATATCTTGAGAAAGCAACTAAAATAAGAAAATCTGAGATTGAAAAAATCCGCAAAGAGCAGAAAGTGTTACAGGAAGCGAAACGAATTATGACACTTTCTTATGCCCAGAAGATGAAAGTAATCGAAGGAAAGTCTGAGGATAAGCAGTCCTTAATGGAAAAGAAAATTCAATTTGAAAATAAAGTTAAGTCATTAAAGTACAGAGTTGATGAACTTGAACGAAGAAAAGATTTTGTAGCAAAAAATATCAGGCTTATTGAGAACCAGCTTGCCGATAAATCGTTTGACAGATATGTTACACTTGACCAGAATGTTACCTATGACGGCCAGCCTGTTTCCTCACTTAAAGGTAAACTAATTGTACCTGTGCTAAGCACATATATATTGAAAGATTTCGGTTTGGGATTTGACTTCAATCACAGGATTTATACTTATAATACCGGCATAGATGTATCAATAGCCAAAGGCTCTGAAGTAAAAGCAATTGCAAGCGGGACTGTCGAATCAATTGTCTTTATTCCGATGTACGGCAATATGATTTTCATCAATCATGGCGAAGGAATAAAATCAGTTTATGGAGTTATTGAAAATATGAAAGTGAAGCCCGGAGATGTTATCAAAGCGGGTAATGTTATTGCTTATACATCGGATAATGAGAACGGTCAGTCATTTCATTTTGAATTATGGAGATGGAGCCGCGCGCTTGACCCGAAACAATGGGTAAAGGTTAATTAA
- a CDS encoding glycosyltransferase family 2 protein, whose protein sequence is MQIEKNKYTVSIILTTYNRKKYLPRAIKSILKQSFKNYEVIIVDDGSDDNSEKIIFSYIKKYSNFKYIRHSNRKNPLSVNTGFLMATGKYITLLDSDDEYNKEHLKLRVDFMNKNKSVDLLHSPAELIGKEKDMYLPDARNKKKLIHINDCIIGATLFGKRDVFINLKGFKDKYSADFDFYKRAIKSGYNVVKFESATYIYYRNLPDSVTNKLKQRK, encoded by the coding sequence ATGCAGATTGAAAAAAATAAATATACTGTTTCAATAATACTTACTACTTACAACAGAAAAAAGTATTTACCCAGAGCAATTAAATCAATTTTGAAGCAGTCGTTTAAAAATTATGAAGTAATAATCGTAGATGACGGCAGTGATGACAATTCTGAAAAAATAATTTTTTCTTACATCAAAAAGTATTCTAACTTTAAATACATAAGGCACTCCAACAGAAAAAATCCGCTGTCTGTTAATACCGGATTTCTAATGGCAACAGGGAAATATATAACGCTGCTGGATTCAGATGATGAGTACAATAAAGAACATTTGAAGTTAAGGGTAGATTTTATGAATAAGAATAAATCGGTTGATTTGCTGCACTCCCCTGCTGAGTTAATCGGTAAAGAAAAAGATATGTACCTGCCTGATGCGCGGAATAAGAAAAAGCTGATTCATATTAATGATTGTATCATCGGAGCAACATTATTTGGCAAAAGAGATGTCTTCATAAATTTAAAAGGCTTCAAAGATAAGTACTCGGCTGATTTTGATTTTTATAAGCGGGCAATCAAAAGTGGCTATAATGTAGTTAAATTTGAAAGTGCTACTTATATATACTATAGAAACTTACCTGATAGTGTAACAAATAAATTAAAACAGAGAAAGTAA
- a CDS encoding lysophospholipid acyltransferase family protein yields MKSFLEYSVLPFLIRVLVSTLRVEITNESALNKQAVFIFWHSQMLLGWSLFKNKKSCALVSQSKDGEILSTLLKKWNYKVSRGSSSKGGKEALNDLFEVAKDGYNIVITPDGPRGPLKEIKNGALIVSHECKIPVIPVKINYSSKKILKSWDKFEIPYPFSKCNVKFGKEYKYDEYLDEARLTEFKKQLASEL; encoded by the coding sequence TTGAAGAGTTTTTTAGAATATAGTGTTTTACCTTTTTTAATAAGAGTTTTAGTCAGTACCCTGAGAGTTGAAATTACCAATGAAAGTGCTTTAAACAAACAGGCAGTATTTATTTTCTGGCATTCACAAATGTTGCTGGGCTGGAGTTTATTTAAGAATAAAAAATCATGCGCATTGGTTTCTCAGAGTAAAGACGGAGAAATATTATCTACACTTTTAAAAAAGTGGAATTACAAAGTAAGCCGCGGCTCTAGTTCAAAAGGCGGAAAGGAAGCATTGAACGATTTATTTGAAGTAGCTAAGGACGGATACAATATTGTGATTACACCTGATGGTCCGCGCGGACCATTGAAAGAAATTAAAAACGGCGCACTCATAGTTTCTCATGAATGTAAAATTCCGGTTATACCTGTAAAGATTAATTACTCTTCAAAAAAAATATTAAAGAGCTGGGATAAATTTGAAATCCCCTATCCGTTTTCAAAATGTAATGTAAAATTTGGCAAAGAATATAAATACGATGAGTATCTTGATGAAGCAAGACTTACTGAATTTAAAAAACAATTAGCATCTGAACTTTGA
- a CDS encoding riboflavin synthase produces the protein MFTGIIQDTGRILSSDNKGDSKKFRVEVHDIFLQGVKTGDSISVNGACMTVESYSKDNFEFTTIAESLSKTNLGKLETGSYINLEKSMTMNSKLDGHIVSGHVDTIGLVDKVIENEDSWEFFIKFSNKFSDNVIYKGSIAINGVSLTIAEIVKEGNKNTTIRISIIPHTFNHTNFKFLREKDIVNIEFDLLGKYVKRILRK, from the coding sequence ATGTTTACAGGAATAATACAGGATACAGGCAGAATACTTTCTTCAGATAATAAAGGAGATTCAAAAAAATTCAGAGTTGAAGTACATGATATTTTTTTGCAAGGTGTAAAAACCGGTGATAGTATTTCCGTTAACGGCGCGTGCATGACAGTGGAAAGTTACTCGAAAGATAACTTTGAGTTTACAACAATTGCAGAATCTTTGAGCAAAACTAATTTAGGAAAATTAGAAACAGGTTCGTATATAAATCTTGAAAAAAGCATGACTATGAATTCAAAGCTTGACGGTCATATTGTTTCGGGACATGTGGATACAATCGGTTTAGTAGATAAAGTCATTGAGAACGAAGACAGCTGGGAGTTTTTTATAAAATTCTCAAACAAATTTTCGGACAATGTAATTTATAAAGGCTCTATAGCAATAAACGGAGTGAGCTTAACTATAGCAGAAATTGTAAAAGAAGGAAATAAAAATACTACTATAAGAATTTCAATAATACCCCATACATTTAACCACACCAATTTTAAATTTCTGAGAGAAAAAGATATTGTGAATATCGAATTCGATCTTCTCGGAAAGTACGTTAAAAGAATTTTAAGGAAATAA
- the miaB gene encoding tRNA (N6-isopentenyl adenosine(37)-C2)-methylthiotransferase MiaB, whose translation MIELNNLIINNPQETAVRNFNKESNDKKVYIETFGCQMNFSDTEIVLSVLSKSGYNETSDIDDSDVILINTCAIRDNAEQRVYKRLDDLKKYKKSNPNMIIGILGCMAERLRTDLLDKKKMVDLIVGPDEYRKVPHLIDSAMESGEKGSAVKLSKTETYDDIVPIRKEGISAWLTIIRGCDKFCTFCVVPFTRGRERSRNYKNIVDEAKMLFDSGVRDVTLLGQNVNSYDYEGMDFPDLLKTVAKAVPDMRIRYSTSHPYDCDTKLLETMAEFDNICNYLHLPVQSGSDRILKMMNRLYSVDHYMKVMQKAKDLMPGIGLSTDIISCFPSETEEDHKMTIDLIKEVRYDGAYTFIYSPRENTKAYRLPDRLSDEVKKQRMDELIFVQREISTEIHRSLIGKEMEVLIESYSKKSNEQFMGRTDCNKSVILPKDVTFVNESGDLIKMKELKIGDKVKVKIVKANSATLFSEHIVN comes from the coding sequence ATGATTGAATTAAATAACCTGATAATAAATAATCCGCAGGAAACTGCCGTTCGGAATTTCAACAAAGAATCGAACGACAAAAAAGTTTACATTGAAACATTCGGATGCCAGATGAATTTTTCAGATACTGAAATAGTTTTATCAGTACTAAGTAAGTCCGGCTATAATGAGACTTCAGATATAGATGACTCAGATGTAATACTTATCAATACATGCGCAATCCGCGATAACGCAGAGCAGAGAGTTTATAAAAGATTGGATGACTTAAAGAAATATAAGAAGAGTAATCCGAATATGATTATCGGAATTCTCGGTTGTATGGCTGAAAGACTTCGAACAGATTTGCTTGATAAAAAGAAAATGGTTGATTTAATTGTCGGTCCCGATGAATACAGAAAAGTCCCGCATCTAATAGACAGTGCAATGGAATCAGGTGAGAAAGGAAGCGCAGTAAAACTTTCTAAAACCGAAACTTACGATGATATTGTACCAATAAGAAAAGAAGGTATCAGCGCATGGCTTACTATTATAAGAGGGTGCGATAAGTTCTGCACATTCTGCGTCGTTCCGTTTACAAGAGGAAGAGAGCGAAGCAGAAATTATAAAAATATTGTAGATGAAGCGAAGATGTTATTTGACAGCGGAGTGAGAGATGTAACTTTGCTCGGACAAAATGTAAATTCATATGATTATGAAGGAATGGATTTTCCCGATTTGTTGAAAACAGTTGCGAAGGCAGTTCCTGATATGAGAATACGTTACTCTACTTCTCATCCATACGATTGCGATACAAAACTTCTTGAAACAATGGCTGAGTTTGATAACATTTGCAACTATCTTCATTTGCCTGTACAATCGGGTTCTGATAGAATATTAAAAATGATGAACAGATTATATTCTGTTGACCATTACATGAAAGTTATGCAGAAGGCAAAAGACTTGATGCCGGGTATCGGTCTATCGACGGATATTATTTCATGCTTTCCTTCAGAAACTGAAGAAGACCATAAAATGACCATAGATTTAATTAAGGAAGTAAGATACGACGGCGCTTACACTTTTATTTATTCTCCTAGAGAAAATACAAAAGCATATAGACTGCCTGACAGATTAAGTGATGAAGTAAAAAAACAAAGAATGGATGAACTTATATTTGTGCAAAGAGAGATTTCTACTGAGATACACAGGTCACTGATAGGAAAAGAAATGGAAGTGCTTATAGAAAGCTATAGCAAGAAATCAAATGAGCAATTTATGGGAAGGACGGATTGCAATAAATCTGTTATTCTTCCTAAAGATGTAACATTTGTAAATGAAAGCGGCGACTTGATAAAAATGAAGGAATTGAAAATAGGCGATAAAGTAAAAGTCAAAATTGTCAAAGCTAACTCAGCTACATTATTCAGTGAACACATAGTAAATTGA
- the lpxK gene encoding tetraacyldisaccharide 4'-kinase produces the protein MNYLRLFLLPFSLIFLLIVLVRNKLYDWKIIKQVKLNVPVVSIGNIKTGGTGKTPFTIFLAEFLLKRNLKVAIVSGGYKKENVDEIYFITGKEQSPAIKNLGDEPFLIFTRLKNISDNFILASGGKKYSTSKITSEKYKPDVIIIDDGFQHRDLFRDIDIVLIEHPQTLQDKILLPAGNLRETSSGLKRASIVIRNNKSQIIETNDLISIKYINKGYFDLSGAQVQLDNAVYTLCGIANPHSFYSLINTDKLNILRKFEFPDHHIFKEEELEKLFTGIDKEKVIVTTEKDFVKLQCMKELFKKYRIVCLKIDVQFKKGKDIFENRIKEIIL, from the coding sequence TTGAATTACCTGCGATTATTTTTATTACCGTTTAGTTTAATTTTTCTGCTTATTGTTCTGGTAAGGAATAAACTCTATGATTGGAAAATAATAAAGCAGGTAAAGCTGAATGTTCCTGTTGTTTCTATCGGTAATATAAAAACAGGCGGGACAGGAAAAACGCCGTTCACAATTTTTTTGGCAGAATTTCTATTGAAGAGAAATTTAAAAGTTGCCATAGTTTCAGGAGGCTATAAAAAGGAAAATGTTGACGAAATTTATTTTATAACCGGAAAAGAGCAATCTCCAGCTATAAAAAATCTTGGCGATGAGCCCTTTCTTATCTTCACCAGATTAAAAAATATTTCAGATAATTTTATTCTTGCTTCAGGCGGGAAAAAATATTCTACTTCAAAAATCACTTCTGAAAAATATAAGCCGGATGTGATAATTATTGACGACGGGTTTCAGCATAGGGACTTGTTTCGCGATATAGACATAGTATTAATTGAACATCCTCAAACATTACAGGATAAAATTTTGCTTCCTGCCGGAAATCTGAGAGAAACAAGTTCAGGTCTTAAAAGAGCTTCCATTGTCATTAGGAATAATAAATCTCAAATAATAGAAACAAACGATTTGATTTCTATAAAATATATAAACAAAGGTTATTTTGACCTGAGCGGCGCACAGGTTCAATTAGATAATGCTGTTTATACTTTATGCGGAATTGCAAATCCCCACTCTTTTTATTCACTTATTAATACGGATAAATTAAATATTTTAAGAAAGTTTGAATTTCCCGACCATCATATATTTAAAGAGGAAGAACTCGAAAAACTTTTTACGGGAATTGATAAGGAAAAAGTAATTGTTACTACTGAAAAAGATTTCGTAAAACTGCAATGTATGAAAGAGTTATTTAAGAAATACAGAATCGTTTGCCTTAAGATAGACGTTCAGTTTAAAAAGGGAAAAGATATTTTTGAAAACAGAATTAAAGAAATAATTTTATAA
- a CDS encoding glycosyltransferase family 9 protein, with translation MSKRVLIIQTAFLGDVILTLPMVQVLKKQNPDWSIDFLCIPATSILFKHNPLINKLIVYDKRGSDSFSRIKQEVKSNYDIVISPHRSARSSLISYFSKAKKRITFDKSSLSFLYSDKVKYLTGIHEIQRNLSLLKPLGITEESIVKPELYLSHDEENRVDKLLNDENINSGVDLIALAPGTVWYTKKYPVENFAKVLNLLKNTNSKVFLIGGEADKELGDYLVTNSNNENIINTIGKLNVLESAELIRRCRVLLTNDSAPLHLANSVGTKVVSLFGATIPQFGFFPYGKDDIILETEGLKCRPCSIHGGDKCPIGTFICMYNIKEQTVYELLIPKT, from the coding sequence ATGAGTAAAAGAGTATTAATAATACAGACAGCATTTCTTGGTGATGTAATTCTTACACTGCCAATGGTTCAGGTTTTAAAAAAACAAAACCCTGACTGGTCAATTGATTTTCTCTGCATTCCTGCTACTTCAATTCTATTTAAACATAATCCTTTAATAAATAAATTAATTGTTTACGATAAACGAGGCAGTGATTCATTTTCAAGAATTAAACAAGAGGTAAAAAGTAATTACGATATTGTTATTTCTCCTCACCGTTCTGCTCGTTCAAGTTTAATTTCGTATTTTAGCAAGGCTAAGAAAAGAATTACATTTGATAAATCTTCTTTAAGTTTTTTATATTCTGATAAAGTAAAATATTTAACAGGAATTCATGAAATACAAAGAAATCTTTCTTTGCTTAAACCGCTAGGGATTACAGAGGAAAGTATAGTTAAGCCTGAGTTGTATTTAAGCCATGACGAAGAAAACAGAGTTGATAAATTATTGAACGACGAAAATATAAATAGTGGAGTTGATTTAATTGCTTTAGCTCCCGGTACAGTCTGGTACACAAAAAAATATCCTGTGGAAAATTTTGCTAAAGTTTTAAATCTTTTAAAAAATACTAATTCAAAAGTATTTTTAATTGGAGGAGAAGCTGATAAGGAACTTGGAGATTATCTTGTTACTAATTCTAATAACGAAAATATTATTAACACGATAGGGAAGTTAAATGTTCTGGAATCAGCTGAATTAATACGAAGATGCAGAGTGCTGCTAACAAATGATTCCGCACCTTTGCACCTTGCAAATTCAGTAGGTACAAAGGTTGTCTCATTGTTTGGAGCAACAATTCCTCAGTTTGGGTTTTTTCCGTATGGAAAAGATGATATAATATTGGAAACGGAAGGATTGAAATGCAGACCGTGTTCGATTCACGGAGGAGACAAATGTCCAATCGGCACGTTTATCTGTATGTACAATATTAAAGAGCAGACTGTTTACGAATTACTTATTCCTAAAACTTAA
- the ribD gene encoding bifunctional diaminohydroxyphosphoribosylaminopyrimidine deaminase/5-amino-6-(5-phosphoribosylamino)uracil reductase RibD, with product MTVDEKIMLGCIALAKRGAGYVSPNPLVGCIIIKDDAIIGEGWHKKYGEPHAEANAIEDAKKKGFSVEGAKLYVNLEPCSHTGKRPPCADLIIKEKISEVYIGMQDPYKEVNGLGIKKLKDTGIKVTIGILEDECKELNKFFIKYVTENRPYVTLKIAQSIDGVIALHNNKSKYITNKASRKIVHQLRSEYDAVLIGKNTAKCDDPDLTVREIEGRHPYRIVIDSNLKLPKDLKLFSDENHSKTFIVSNEKDKSRNVIHIKNKITVKKILKNLYEQKINSVLVEGGAHIFSQFLEEDLFDDAYFFIAPKILGSGLQAFNGFRIKNLDKAKDLKFEYQKNLDNDILLYYKK from the coding sequence ATGACAGTTGATGAAAAAATAATGCTCGGATGTATTGCTCTTGCAAAACGGGGCGCCGGATATGTTTCGCCAAATCCTTTAGTCGGATGTATAATAATAAAAGATGATGCAATTATCGGTGAAGGATGGCATAAAAAATACGGTGAACCGCATGCTGAAGCCAATGCAATTGAAGATGCGAAGAAGAAAGGTTTTTCAGTAGAGGGCGCAAAGCTCTATGTAAATCTTGAACCGTGTTCACACACGGGAAAACGCCCGCCTTGCGCTGATTTAATTATCAAAGAAAAAATTTCTGAAGTTTATATAGGAATGCAGGATCCATACAAAGAAGTTAACGGACTCGGTATAAAAAAATTAAAAGATACAGGAATAAAAGTAACAATCGGAATTTTAGAGGATGAATGCAAAGAGCTGAATAAATTTTTCATAAAATACGTCACTGAAAACAGACCGTATGTAACGTTGAAAATTGCGCAGAGCATTGACGGAGTTATAGCACTGCATAACAATAAATCAAAGTACATAACAAATAAGGCTTCGAGAAAAATTGTTCATCAGTTACGAAGCGAGTACGATGCAGTTCTCATAGGTAAAAATACGGCAAAGTGCGATGACCCTGATTTAACTGTAAGAGAAATCGAAGGCAGGCATCCTTATAGAATTGTCATTGATAGCAATCTGAAACTTCCAAAGGATTTAAAACTTTTCTCTGATGAAAATCATTCTAAAACGTTCATTGTATCAAATGAAAAAGATAAATCGAGAAATGTTATTCACATCAAAAATAAAATCACCGTTAAGAAGATATTAAAGAATCTCTATGAGCAGAAAATTAATAGTGTTTTAGTTGAAGGAGGCGCTCATATATTTTCTCAATTTTTAGAGGAAGATTTGTTCGATGACGCTTATTTTTTTATAGCGCCTAAAATTCTAGGCAGCGGATTGCAGGCTTTCAATGGTTTCAGAATCAAAAATTTAGACAAGGCAAAGGACTTAAAATTTGAGTATCAAAAAAATTTAGATAACGATATTTTACTCTATTATAAAAAATAA